From one Enterococcus sp. DIV2402 genomic stretch:
- a CDS encoding MFS transporter has translation MEKEALKKTVPYWKQILFILTAGWVVIWIYRDAYPPIYPIIKEFFGGASDAQIGYISSYYFLGYACMQIPSGILVDKLGRKKILIPGFIIFGFGTLLVTTATTLPVVYLGSVLSGLGCGTYYGVAYSLTNEFVPPKKRSIATAIVNSGTALGCGIGLISSNILVGGRIIPWQAIFLLPMFLIIVMLVIFTKYIRPEEIKERTISKGQSKKVSIKEFFKPQMVAAYILYFSTLYTYYLIDTWLPNFLETERGVPNNFVGIISAMVFFVAIPGALIFSRLADEMPQYKERFIIILELLAATILLFTLSPITEGRQTLLIIGFILYGFFGKLAVEPIIISWLGQFAPRKNIATTYGVFNFFGMTASVLVPTVTGFISDKTGSKVYGFYLAICIILVGTLCFYLINKFFPTENLEKV, from the coding sequence TTGGAAAAAGAAGCACTAAAAAAAACAGTTCCTTATTGGAAACAAATTTTATTCATTTTGACTGCTGGCTGGGTAGTTATCTGGATTTATCGAGACGCATATCCTCCGATTTATCCAATCATTAAAGAATTTTTTGGTGGAGCAAGCGATGCACAAATTGGTTATATTTCTAGTTATTATTTTTTAGGTTATGCGTGTATGCAAATTCCATCAGGGATATTAGTCGATAAATTAGGGCGAAAGAAGATTCTTATTCCAGGATTTATTATTTTCGGTTTTGGTACATTGCTTGTAACGACAGCAACAACACTACCCGTGGTATATTTAGGAAGTGTGTTATCTGGACTGGGATGTGGAACCTATTATGGTGTTGCATATTCCTTAACAAATGAATTTGTTCCTCCAAAAAAACGCAGTATCGCAACAGCTATTGTGAATAGTGGCACAGCATTGGGGTGTGGAATAGGCTTGATTTCATCTAATATTTTAGTAGGTGGACGTATTATTCCATGGCAAGCTATTTTTTTACTTCCGATGTTTTTGATTATTGTGATGCTAGTTATTTTTACTAAATATATCCGACCAGAAGAAATAAAAGAAAGAACAATTTCAAAAGGTCAGTCAAAAAAAGTATCCATTAAAGAATTTTTTAAGCCGCAAATGGTTGCAGCGTATATCTTGTATTTTTCAACATTATATACATATTATTTAATTGATACATGGTTACCTAATTTTTTAGAAACCGAACGTGGAGTTCCCAACAATTTTGTAGGAATTATTTCAGCAATGGTCTTTTTTGTGGCAATTCCGGGAGCATTAATTTTTAGTCGTTTAGCAGATGAAATGCCGCAATACAAAGAACGATTTATTATTATTTTAGAGCTTTTGGCGGCAACTATTTTATTATTCACGTTGTCACCAATAACTGAGGGAAGACAAACATTACTAATCATAGGTTTTATTTTGTATGGTTTTTTTGGAAAATTAGCAGTCGAACCAATTATTATTTCTTGGTTAGGACAATTTGCTCCAAGAAAAAATATCGCAACAACTTATGGTGTGTTCAATTTCTTTGGAATGACCGCTTCAGTTCTCGTTCCTACAGTCACAGGCTTTATTTCAGATAAAACAGGTTCAAAAGTCTATGGTTTTTACCTAGCTATCTGTATTATTTTAGTTGGCACCTTATGTTTTTATTTGATTAATAAGTTCTTTCCAACTGAAAACCTGGAAAAAGTATAG
- a CDS encoding ABC transporter ATP-binding protein: MSYIEVINSYKRYHMGNTEIVANNNVSFEVEKGELVIILGASGAGKSTMLNILGGMDTNDEGQIIIDGNDISDYNSKQLTKYRREDVGFVFQFYNLVPNLTSKENVELASEIVKEASDPVEVLKEVGLGERIDNFPAQLSGGEQQRVAIARAVAKNPKILLCDEPTGALDYQTGKQVLQILQDMSRVKGATVIIVTHNGAIAPIADRVVRMRDATVQSVDINPSPSKISDLEW, encoded by the coding sequence ATGAGTTATATCGAAGTTATTAACAGCTATAAACGTTATCACATGGGAAATACAGAAATTGTAGCGAACAATAATGTGTCATTTGAAGTAGAAAAAGGTGAGTTAGTCATCATTCTAGGTGCTTCTGGTGCTGGTAAATCAACCATGTTAAATATATTAGGTGGCATGGATACAAATGATGAAGGACAAATTATTATCGATGGAAATGATATTTCTGATTACAATTCAAAACAATTAACAAAATATCGTCGTGAAGACGTTGGATTTGTATTCCAATTCTATAATTTAGTACCCAATTTAACATCCAAAGAAAATGTTGAATTAGCCTCAGAGATTGTGAAAGAAGCTTCTGATCCAGTAGAAGTATTAAAGGAAGTTGGACTAGGCGAACGAATAGATAACTTCCCAGCTCAATTATCTGGCGGGGAACAACAAAGGGTTGCGATTGCTAGAGCTGTAGCAAAAAATCCAAAAATTTTACTTTGTGACGAACCTACAGGCGCACTTGATTACCAAACAGGGAAGCAAGTACTACAAATTTTGCAAGACATGAGTAGAGTCAAAGGTGCAACGGTAATTATTGTTACACATAACGGTGCCATTGCTCCTATTGCAGATCGTGTGGTTCGAATGAGAGATGCAACGGTTCAAAGTGTGGACATCAATCCTTCACCAAGTAAAATTTCAGATCTTGAATGGTAG
- a CDS encoding alpha-ketoacid dehydrogenase subunit beta, which yields MREITYADAVREALSEAMRENEEVFMLGEDIGVYGGAFGVSRGMVEEFGEERIRSTPISESAIAGTAVGAAMTGMRPIFELQFSDFITIALDQIVNQAAKIRYMYGGKAKIPLVMRTPGGSGTGAAAQHSQSLENWTAHIPGLKVIQPATAYDAKGLLHAAIIDDNPVMFYEHKLCYRTTSDVPEGKYVIPIGVADIKKVGTDITVIATGIMVHKALEAAEVLSKEDINIEVVDPRTLVPLDKETIIQSVIKTGKAVIVTEAVKRSGFSAELASVIVENESFDFLDAPLVRLAGAEIPMPYHPELEKKAVPQVENIVEACRNLMSHN from the coding sequence ATGAGAGAAATTACGTATGCAGATGCAGTAAGAGAAGCTCTTTCTGAAGCAATGCGTGAAAATGAAGAAGTATTTATGTTAGGCGAAGATATCGGAGTTTATGGGGGAGCATTTGGTGTTAGTCGTGGTATGGTTGAAGAATTTGGAGAAGAACGCATACGTTCAACACCAATCTCTGAATCAGCCATCGCTGGCACAGCTGTGGGAGCTGCTATGACGGGCATGCGTCCAATTTTTGAACTTCAATTTTCAGATTTTATTACAATTGCTCTAGATCAAATTGTTAATCAAGCAGCTAAAATCCGTTATATGTATGGAGGAAAAGCAAAAATTCCTTTAGTAATGCGGACTCCAGGTGGTTCAGGTACTGGAGCTGCCGCTCAACATTCTCAAAGTTTAGAAAACTGGACAGCTCACATTCCTGGATTGAAAGTCATTCAACCAGCAACAGCTTATGATGCTAAAGGTCTCTTACATGCTGCAATTATAGATGACAATCCTGTGATGTTTTATGAACACAAATTGTGTTACCGAACAACGAGTGATGTTCCAGAAGGTAAATACGTGATTCCAATCGGAGTTGCTGATATCAAAAAAGTTGGTACCGACATTACAGTAATTGCAACTGGAATTATGGTACATAAAGCTTTGGAGGCAGCCGAAGTTTTATCTAAAGAGGACATTAATATTGAGGTTGTGGATCCACGAACATTGGTACCATTGGATAAAGAGACAATTATTCAATCGGTAATTAAAACCGGTAAGGCAGTCATTGTAACTGAAGCAGTTAAACGTAGTGGTTTTAGTGCTGAACTAGCTAGTGTAATTGTCGAAAATGAATCATTTGATTTCCTAGACGCCCCACTTGTACGGTTAGCTGGTGCAGAAATCCCAATGCCTTATCATCCTGAGTTAGAGAAAAAAGCAGTACCACAAGTTGAAAACATTGTAGAGGCTTGCCGTAACTTAATGTCGCATAATTAG
- a CDS encoding dihydrolipoamide acetyltransferase family protein, with protein MAHEVLMPKLSSTMSEGTITVWLKNVGEPVEIGEAIFEVMTDKIAIEVEAYEEGILLKRYIEDGESAPVNAVIAYIGEAGEEVPEDMPGQQIAPSQVTLTEEIKEQSEELTSESTVDSDHHKNVRATPAARRMAREKKLDLAVIHGTGPNGRIQALDVKKYQIPDRTTMTSAAEVTVVEGELVPWSSMRQIIANRMVASKSTIPHVTMTAEVDMTQSIEIRRQLLPMIEEQVNERLSYLEIIARAAMIALKTYPIFNAHGLEEGIQFHKHVNLGIAVAIEEGLVVPVIKQADQMGLSELTKAVKEKTTKARNNQLSPSEMSGGTFTISSLGRSKVKTFNPIINAPEVAILGVGGMYEQLVQDATSGEISNQFKINLNLSFDHRVIDGAPAAAFLSQIVTLLENPLGLLL; from the coding sequence ATGGCACACGAAGTCTTGATGCCGAAATTAAGTTCAACTATGTCTGAAGGAACAATCACTGTCTGGTTGAAAAATGTGGGAGAACCTGTTGAGATTGGTGAAGCAATTTTTGAAGTGATGACTGATAAAATTGCTATCGAAGTCGAAGCTTACGAAGAAGGTATTTTGCTAAAACGTTATATAGAAGATGGAGAGAGTGCACCTGTCAATGCAGTTATTGCTTATATTGGAGAAGCTGGTGAAGAAGTTCCTGAAGATATGCCAGGACAACAAATAGCGCCATCACAAGTGACATTAACTGAAGAGATAAAAGAACAATCAGAAGAATTAACTTCAGAATCAACTGTAGACTCAGATCACCATAAAAATGTAAGAGCGACTCCAGCCGCTAGACGAATGGCTCGTGAAAAAAAATTGGACTTAGCAGTAATTCATGGAACTGGTCCGAACGGGCGGATTCAAGCGCTAGATGTTAAAAAATATCAGATACCAGATAGAACGACCATGACATCCGCTGCGGAAGTTACAGTTGTCGAAGGGGAATTAGTTCCTTGGAGTAGTATGCGTCAAATAATTGCTAATCGGATGGTGGCTAGCAAATCAACAATTCCACATGTAACGATGACAGCGGAAGTAGACATGACACAATCCATTGAAATACGCAGACAGCTGTTGCCAATGATTGAAGAACAAGTGAATGAACGTCTGTCGTATTTAGAAATTATTGCTAGAGCAGCAATGATTGCTTTAAAAACTTATCCAATCTTCAATGCTCATGGTTTAGAAGAAGGTATCCAATTCCATAAGCATGTGAATTTAGGGATCGCAGTGGCAATTGAAGAGGGGCTCGTTGTTCCTGTCATCAAGCAGGCAGATCAGATGGGGTTAAGTGAATTAACAAAAGCAGTTAAAGAAAAGACAACAAAAGCTCGTAACAACCAACTATCTCCATCAGAGATGAGTGGTGGAACTTTCACAATTAGTTCATTGGGACGAAGTAAAGTTAAAACCTTTAATCCTATCATCAATGCACCAGAAGTGGCAATCTTAGGAGTAGGTGGTATGTATGAACAGTTAGTTCAAGATGCAACTAGTGGAGAAATAAGCAATCAATTCAAAATCAACCTGAATTTGTCGTTCGATCATCGAGTCATCGACGGAGCTCCTGCTGCAGCTTTCCTAAGTCAGATTGTTACACTTCTTGAAAATCCACTAGGCTTATTGTTATAG
- a CDS encoding TetR/AcrR family transcriptional regulator, with product MRRNTQTKDKIKEAFINLINEKGLEGMTVSDIARQCNINRGTFYLHYVDKYDLMEKLEMEAIYNLKQILLLDKNPKNLEDPLQLIPYESILQALIYVKNDFSLIQALASEGGDPHFMQMVKDILNELIHSKLNLSKSLQFSKKELPDDYAKEILLSSIAGIIHLWIKKGGLETPEEIAMMITKAKKVSPYELLL from the coding sequence ATGAGAAGAAATACACAAACAAAAGATAAAATAAAAGAAGCCTTTATCAACTTAATCAACGAAAAAGGATTAGAAGGGATGACCGTTAGTGATATTGCTCGACAGTGTAATATTAATCGAGGAACCTTTTATCTTCATTATGTAGACAAATATGATTTGATGGAAAAATTAGAAATGGAAGCAATTTATAATCTTAAACAAATTTTACTATTGGATAAAAATCCGAAAAATCTTGAAGATCCACTTCAACTCATTCCTTATGAATCCATCCTTCAAGCCTTGATTTATGTGAAAAATGATTTTAGCTTAATTCAAGCGTTAGCAAGTGAAGGGGGAGATCCTCATTTTATGCAAATGGTTAAAGATATACTTAATGAGTTGATTCATTCAAAATTAAATTTGTCAAAAAGTCTACAATTTTCAAAAAAAGAACTGCCTGATGATTATGCCAAAGAAATTTTATTATCTAGTATTGCTGGAATCATTCATTTATGGATAAAAAAAGGCGGGCTAGAAACGCCTGAAGAAATTGCAATGATGATTACAAAGGCAAAAAAAGTCTCTCCATATGAATTACTATTATAA
- a CDS encoding thiamine pyrophosphate-dependent dehydrogenase E1 component subunit alpha has product MTISIPNSAGLTDEDLKNIYRVMWEIRFFDEKVDQLFAQGLIHGTTHLAVGQEATAAGSGAVLRKTDWITATHRGHGQTIAKGTDVNAMMAELFGRTTGTNKGKGGSMHIADLDTGNLGANGIVGGGFPIAVGAGLTAKMKGWNRVALAYAGDGSTNEGSFHEAVNLAAIWDLPVIFFIENNQYGMSGSVKKMTRVKQLSDRAQAYGIEGVTIDGNDLMSVIETTHQAVEKARRGEGPTLIEALTYRWKGHSKSDAKKYRTKEEEENWRKEKDPIRRAKDRFIAAGVFTEEEADEIRKKAKQAIEDAVKFGEKSPVVAVETMYEDVYAE; this is encoded by the coding sequence ATGACAATTTCAATACCAAATAGTGCTGGCTTAACAGATGAAGATTTGAAGAACATTTATAGGGTGATGTGGGAAATCCGTTTTTTTGATGAAAAAGTAGATCAATTGTTTGCACAAGGGCTAATTCATGGAACAACTCATTTAGCAGTTGGTCAAGAAGCTACCGCTGCTGGTAGTGGCGCAGTTCTTCGAAAAACTGATTGGATTACTGCCACACATCGCGGTCACGGACAGACGATAGCCAAAGGAACAGATGTCAATGCAATGATGGCTGAATTATTTGGACGAACTACAGGCACCAATAAAGGAAAAGGTGGTTCGATGCATATTGCTGATCTTGATACTGGTAATTTAGGTGCCAATGGGATTGTGGGTGGTGGATTTCCAATTGCTGTTGGAGCTGGATTAACTGCTAAAATGAAAGGCTGGAATCGAGTTGCTTTGGCTTATGCTGGTGATGGTTCAACGAACGAAGGGAGTTTCCATGAGGCTGTTAATTTGGCAGCTATCTGGGATCTACCAGTGATTTTCTTTATTGAAAATAATCAATATGGCATGAGTGGTTCTGTGAAAAAAATGACTCGTGTCAAGCAGTTGTCAGATCGTGCGCAAGCCTACGGAATCGAAGGAGTGACCATTGACGGTAATGATTTGATGAGCGTTATAGAGACGACCCATCAAGCAGTTGAAAAAGCCCGTCGAGGAGAAGGCCCAACTTTAATTGAAGCTTTGACCTATCGTTGGAAAGGGCATTCGAAATCAGATGCGAAGAAATATCGTACAAAAGAAGAAGAAGAGAATTGGCGTAAAGAAAAGGACCCAATTCGTCGAGCGAAAGATAGGTTTATTGCAGCCGGTGTATTTACCGAAGAAGAAGCAGACGAAATTCGAAAAAAAGCGAAACAAGCAATTGAGGATGCAGTGAAATTTGGTGAAAAAAGTCCAGTAGTAGCTGTTGAAACCATGTACGAAGACGTATACGCAGAGTAG
- a CDS encoding PTS sugar transporter subunit IIB, whose translation MNKKHILIACGTGVATSTVVSMRVQEELAKNNIPATVEQCKVSELPSKVGNADLVVTTTSYESDSIPVIRALSFLTGIGIEEDVQKIVEILK comes from the coding sequence ATGAATAAAAAACACATTTTAATTGCATGCGGTACAGGAGTAGCTACATCAACAGTGGTTAGCATGAGAGTTCAAGAAGAATTAGCGAAAAATAATATTCCAGCAACAGTAGAACAATGCAAAGTTTCAGAATTACCTTCAAAAGTTGGAAATGCTGATCTAGTGGTAACAACAACTTCTTATGAAAGTGACAGCATTCCTGTTATTCGTGCATTGTCTTTCCTAACAGGTATTGGGATTGAAGAGGATGTTCAAAAAATTGTTGAAATTCTAAAATAA
- the lpdA gene encoding dihydrolipoyl dehydrogenase encodes MGKKTETLVIGSGPGGYVAAIRAAQLGQQVTIVEGKHIGGVCLNVGCIPSKALIHAGHIYQESLHATYLGIKNSQTELDFATTQKWKDEKVVRVLTSGIRMLLQKNNVKIVEGMAKFISSKQVSVSTNEQEEVIDFQQAIIATGSQPIEIPGFSFGGRIIDSTGGLSLKELPKKLVIIGGGVIGSELGGAYANLGVDVTILEGSSQLLPTYEKDLIQVVETSFKKKGIKVVTNAIAQSAVDDGSQVNVHYTVNNQKNHVSADYVMVTVGRRANTANLELDKAGLAVNDIGLIPVNNQYQTKQSHIYAIGDVIEGPALAHKASYEAKVAAEVICGKNVAKDYRVIPAICFTDPEVASVGWTLAEAKAAGKQVSRAVFPMKANGRALSLNATEGFVRLIFEKETELVMGGQIVGVGASDLIAELTLAIESCLTLEDIALTIHGHPTLSETIMDVSEIGLGLPIHM; translated from the coding sequence ATGGGAAAGAAAACAGAAACATTGGTCATTGGTTCTGGACCTGGTGGATATGTAGCCGCAATTCGGGCAGCGCAACTGGGGCAACAAGTTACAATCGTGGAAGGAAAACACATTGGTGGCGTTTGCTTAAATGTTGGTTGTATCCCATCTAAAGCTTTGATTCATGCTGGACATATTTACCAAGAGTCCTTACACGCTACTTATTTGGGCATTAAAAATAGTCAGACTGAATTGGATTTTGCAACAACACAAAAATGGAAAGATGAAAAAGTTGTACGTGTGTTGACTTCAGGAATCCGAATGTTGTTGCAAAAAAATAATGTGAAAATTGTTGAAGGGATGGCAAAATTTATTTCATCAAAACAAGTGTCTGTAAGCACGAATGAACAAGAAGAAGTCATCGATTTTCAACAAGCGATTATTGCTACTGGTAGTCAACCAATTGAGATACCTGGTTTTTCTTTTGGTGGACGAATAATTGATTCAACAGGAGGTCTTTCTTTAAAAGAATTACCAAAAAAATTGGTGATTATCGGTGGTGGAGTTATTGGTTCAGAGCTAGGAGGCGCATATGCCAATTTAGGTGTAGATGTAACAATTCTAGAAGGTTCGTCACAGCTATTACCAACTTATGAAAAAGATTTGATTCAAGTTGTCGAAACATCCTTCAAGAAAAAAGGAATTAAAGTGGTGACTAATGCGATCGCTCAATCAGCGGTTGACGATGGTTCACAAGTAAACGTACATTATACAGTCAATAATCAAAAAAATCATGTGTCTGCAGATTATGTGATGGTCACAGTTGGTCGTCGTGCCAATACAGCCAATCTTGAATTAGATAAAGCTGGTCTTGCAGTAAATGATATAGGTCTAATTCCAGTCAATAATCAGTATCAGACTAAACAATCGCATATTTATGCTATAGGAGATGTTATTGAAGGACCAGCGCTAGCACACAAAGCTAGTTACGAGGCGAAAGTTGCTGCTGAAGTGATCTGTGGTAAAAATGTCGCTAAAGATTATCGAGTCATTCCAGCAATTTGTTTTACCGACCCAGAAGTTGCAAGCGTAGGTTGGACTTTAGCAGAAGCTAAAGCGGCTGGCAAACAAGTTAGTAGGGCTGTCTTTCCTATGAAAGCGAATGGTCGAGCCTTGTCACTAAATGCAACTGAAGGATTTGTGCGCTTAATTTTTGAAAAAGAAACAGAATTGGTTATGGGCGGACAAATAGTTGGTGTAGGTGCTAGCGATTTGATTGCAGAACTCACTTTGGCAATCGAATCTTGCTTGACCTTAGAAGATATTGCATTAACCATCCATGGACATCCAACTCTTTCAGAAACAATTATGGATGTGTCCGAGATAGGCTTAGGTTTACCCATTCATATGTAA
- a CDS encoding PucR family transcriptional regulator: MTTLKEILAIPRFSELSLLNNHANLDRPLDTVEVFETPDMHRFIQKNTLLITTGMVYQNQPEKLCELISTLSELPATGLAIKLGRFVETLDSQVLDLADQLEFPLIQIPIHMTLGDISQKLLGYIWDEQTEQIFYSLEIQQHFLQLLVRNVPLEKLLDELSVMLKQSMLLVDPLGDIRYSNLQYSTFDLFSEDGQKFLSLLKRLQKEKQEKQFLFTFEQEEKLVSVLPIETERYFPYVLVLFETDPLPYPFSKFAIKQALNVLSLAVHKELALQTQQQTERKTVLQYFLTQSDAKNDDWVEYKKHFPKLTSAYYRIVTMEATISSKKYFHKQSILLLIEDYLLKKMKDMHQSILLFPTNEPTQWILLLQEKVDFLPLLEEIHHFVVDYLKTDTHFGIGDPVNDIDLISFSHKESLYALKENNGDTYLSFNKIKSIKYIAKNTPEDDIQYFCLSVLKHLAYPKNESDIDLRQTLKTYLDNQCEITKTAEKLFVHRNTVKYRIKKCEAIFHAPIHSEELSLQLRVALYLSEMKQHI, encoded by the coding sequence TTGACTACTTTAAAAGAAATTCTAGCTATTCCAAGATTTAGCGAATTGAGTCTTCTTAATAATCACGCCAATTTGGACCGCCCGTTGGATACAGTGGAAGTCTTCGAAACACCCGATATGCATAGATTCATTCAAAAAAATACCCTATTGATTACAACAGGTATGGTTTATCAAAATCAACCTGAAAAATTATGCGAACTAATTAGTACATTATCGGAATTACCTGCAACTGGATTAGCAATTAAATTAGGTCGCTTTGTAGAAACACTTGATTCACAAGTCCTTGATTTAGCAGATCAATTAGAATTTCCTCTCATCCAAATCCCTATCCATATGACGCTTGGAGATATTTCTCAAAAATTATTGGGCTATATTTGGGATGAACAAACGGAGCAAATTTTTTATTCTTTAGAAATTCAACAACATTTTCTTCAATTACTCGTTCGAAATGTACCCCTAGAAAAACTTTTAGATGAATTGAGTGTTATGCTAAAACAGTCTATGCTACTTGTTGACCCATTAGGAGATATTCGGTATTCAAATCTTCAGTATTCTACTTTTGATTTATTTTCTGAAGATGGACAAAAATTTTTATCACTCTTAAAAAGATTGCAAAAGGAAAAACAGGAAAAACAATTTTTATTCACTTTCGAACAAGAAGAAAAATTGGTTAGTGTTTTGCCAATAGAAACAGAACGTTATTTTCCCTATGTATTGGTGCTTTTTGAAACAGATCCACTGCCGTATCCTTTTTCTAAATTTGCGATTAAGCAAGCACTCAATGTTTTATCACTAGCTGTTCACAAAGAATTGGCATTACAAACACAACAACAAACGGAAAGAAAAACAGTTCTTCAATATTTTTTAACACAATCAGATGCAAAAAATGATGACTGGGTAGAGTACAAAAAACATTTTCCTAAATTAACCTCTGCTTATTATCGAATTGTGACAATGGAAGCGACTATCTCTTCAAAAAAGTATTTTCACAAACAAAGTATATTATTGTTAATTGAGGATTATTTGCTTAAAAAAATGAAAGACATGCACCAATCTATTTTATTATTTCCAACTAATGAACCTACACAATGGATTTTACTTTTACAAGAAAAAGTCGATTTTTTACCCCTCTTAGAAGAAATCCATCATTTTGTGGTTGATTATTTAAAAACAGATACTCACTTTGGGATTGGTGATCCGGTTAATGATATTGATCTTATTAGTTTTTCGCATAAAGAAAGTCTTTATGCTTTAAAAGAAAATAATGGTGATACTTATCTCTCATTTAATAAAATTAAAAGTATCAAATATATTGCTAAAAATACGCCAGAAGATGATATACAATATTTTTGCCTTTCTGTCTTGAAACATCTCGCGTATCCTAAGAATGAAAGTGACATAGACTTGCGTCAAACTTTAAAAACTTATCTGGACAATCAATGCGAAATCACAAAAACTGCCGAAAAATTATTTGTGCATCGGAATACAGTTAAATATCGCATAAAAAAATGTGAAGCGATTTTTCATGCACCTATCCATTCAGAAGAACTCTCGCTGCAATTGCGCGTGGCACTTTATCTGTCTGAAATGAAACAACATATTTAA
- a CDS encoding SDR family oxidoreductase — MQDDKNQVVVITGSAKGIGKSIAVTFAKQGYNPVIVDFNEQAGEETAEEISRKYHVSSFFVKADVSNAEDLINVRNQVIERFSRIDVLIINAGISYLRTIDEISIDEWERVIKINLHGSFYTLKAFYEDFLTNKGKIIFITSGSAITGTGGGAHYASSKAGQHGLMRTVSKELGPKGVNVNAIAPRVIQTEILDHLYPNEESRKELLKKIPINRIGQPEDIANLAVFLASPESSYIHGQIILADGGRTY; from the coding sequence GTGCAAGACGATAAAAATCAAGTGGTCGTTATCACTGGTTCGGCTAAGGGTATAGGGAAATCAATTGCTGTTACTTTTGCAAAACAGGGATATAATCCAGTAATTGTGGATTTTAATGAACAAGCAGGTGAAGAAACTGCTGAGGAAATTAGTCGGAAATATCACGTTTCCTCATTTTTTGTCAAAGCAGATGTCTCGAACGCAGAAGATTTGATAAATGTTAGAAATCAAGTGATTGAGCGCTTCTCACGAATTGATGTGCTAATCATTAATGCTGGAATTAGTTATCTTCGTACGATTGATGAAATTAGTATAGATGAGTGGGAGCGTGTAATCAAAATCAATCTTCATGGCTCTTTTTATACATTGAAAGCATTTTACGAAGATTTTTTAACAAATAAGGGGAAAATTATCTTTATCACATCTGGATCAGCAATTACGGGAACTGGAGGAGGCGCTCATTACGCTTCTTCCAAAGCTGGTCAACATGGATTAATGCGAACTGTATCTAAAGAATTGGGACCAAAAGGGGTTAATGTCAATGCAATTGCTCCTCGTGTGATTCAAACCGAAATATTGGATCATTTATATCCTAATGAAGAAAGTAGAAAAGAATTACTTAAGAAGATTCCCATCAATCGTATCGGTCAACCAGAAGATATTGCTAATCTTGCGGTCTTTTTAGCAAGCCCAGAAAGCAGTTATATTCATGGGCAGATTATCTTAGCTGACGGTGGAAGAACGTATTAA